A window of the Gemmatirosa kalamazoonensis genome harbors these coding sequences:
- a CDS encoding TonB-dependent receptor has translation MSSFPARRAAGALCLVGTSVVAPVAGATTHHPASAVTSPVAAPPVSGVVQDEVGRPLANVDVVVSEAGRATTTAADGTFTLRGLGAGTYHLNFLLLGYAPGHVAVTVPESGAPVRVTVTLKATTVRLQTAVVTATPTGTDPMAITQSTAELSGKALSRELGASVAQTLSNEPGLAMRYNGPAANVPVIRGLTGERILVLQDGQRAADLSSASSDHALSIDPLNAQRIEVVRGPASLLYGNNALGGVVNVISNDIPTEVPGHLAGDFGTQAESVNPGGAVSAGLTAPVTRRVAVSARLNARSLDDVRAGGDVRQLGTFSRNQGAVLGLGYVGVDATGGLAYRGQRFDYGLPTAAGDPEEGGHIRGQRSEGVGRFDLNVNRAGVETVRLDGTAQWYRHDEVENTGAVGTSFDLATQTMNATARTLWAPGFKGALGLSGLFKQYASTGEEALTPAANSTSGGLFVYQEIPLGTVVTDTTAESRRAHLQLGGRYDVYRIRSIAGDAKFGPGRTTTFTNVSGSLGASAPLGRYVTLSGSASRAFRAPTVEELYSNAFHAAVGTYDVGSPSLRAEVNTGVDGIVRARSGRTSVQVSAYANRIANFIAPNLVRDTTLADEGTVPLNVYAQRDAAMHGVEGQLEAEVVRHLVVGAVGDVVRGRFTSGGALPFLPSGRLGGSLRWDTGRFFLGGDVRHGFAQSQVSQPGCAPADRARLGPGGALPSDPTSDTPCVDVPTPAYTLLNLNAGATWLVRGLSHSVTLRVDNAGDTRYFDASSRIKSFTANPGRNVSLVYKLLY, from the coding sequence ATGTCGAGCTTTCCCGCACGACGCGCCGCCGGCGCGCTGTGCCTCGTCGGCACGTCCGTCGTCGCGCCGGTCGCCGGCGCCACGACGCATCATCCCGCATCCGCCGTCACGTCGCCCGTCGCCGCGCCGCCCGTATCCGGGGTGGTGCAGGACGAGGTCGGCCGCCCCCTCGCGAACGTCGACGTCGTCGTGAGCGAGGCCGGCCGCGCGACGACCACCGCGGCCGACGGCACGTTCACCCTGCGCGGCCTCGGCGCCGGCACCTACCACCTCAACTTCCTGCTGCTCGGGTACGCGCCGGGGCACGTCGCGGTCACCGTGCCGGAGAGCGGCGCACCGGTGCGCGTGACGGTCACGCTGAAGGCGACCACGGTGCGGCTGCAGACCGCTGTCGTCACGGCGACGCCCACGGGCACCGATCCGATGGCCATCACCCAGTCGACGGCCGAGCTCTCGGGCAAGGCGCTGAGCCGCGAGCTCGGGGCGAGCGTCGCGCAGACGCTGTCGAACGAGCCCGGGCTCGCGATGCGCTACAACGGGCCGGCGGCGAACGTGCCGGTCATCCGGGGGCTCACCGGCGAGCGCATCCTGGTGCTGCAGGACGGCCAGCGCGCGGCCGATCTCTCGTCCGCGTCGAGCGACCACGCGCTGTCGATCGACCCGCTGAACGCGCAGCGCATCGAGGTCGTGCGCGGCCCCGCGTCGCTGCTGTACGGCAACAACGCGCTCGGCGGCGTGGTGAACGTCATCTCGAACGACATCCCGACCGAGGTGCCTGGCCACCTCGCGGGCGACTTCGGCACGCAGGCGGAGTCGGTGAACCCGGGTGGCGCGGTCTCGGCGGGGCTCACCGCGCCGGTCACGCGCCGCGTCGCCGTGTCGGCGCGGCTCAACGCGCGCTCGCTCGACGACGTGCGCGCGGGCGGCGACGTGCGGCAGCTCGGCACGTTCTCGCGCAACCAGGGCGCGGTGCTCGGCCTCGGCTACGTCGGCGTCGACGCGACGGGCGGGCTGGCGTATCGCGGGCAGCGCTTCGACTACGGGCTGCCGACGGCGGCGGGCGACCCGGAGGAAGGCGGCCACATCCGCGGCCAGCGCAGCGAGGGGGTCGGGCGGTTCGATCTCAACGTGAACCGCGCCGGCGTCGAGACCGTGCGCCTCGACGGCACGGCCCAGTGGTACCGGCACGACGAGGTCGAGAACACCGGCGCGGTGGGGACGAGCTTCGACCTCGCGACGCAGACGATGAACGCCACCGCCCGCACGCTGTGGGCGCCGGGGTTCAAGGGGGCGCTCGGCCTGTCGGGGCTGTTCAAGCAGTACGCGTCGACCGGCGAGGAGGCGCTGACGCCGGCGGCGAACAGCACCAGCGGCGGTCTGTTCGTCTATCAGGAGATCCCGTTAGGCACCGTGGTCACGGACACGACGGCCGAGTCGCGGCGCGCGCACCTGCAGCTCGGCGGCCGCTACGACGTCTACCGCATCCGGTCGATCGCCGGGGACGCGAAGTTCGGCCCCGGGCGCACGACGACGTTCACGAACGTCTCCGGCTCGCTCGGCGCGAGCGCGCCGCTGGGCAGGTACGTGACGCTGAGCGGCAGCGCGTCCCGCGCGTTCCGCGCGCCGACGGTGGAGGAACTGTACTCGAACGCGTTCCACGCCGCCGTCGGCACGTACGACGTCGGCAGCCCGAGCCTGCGGGCGGAGGTGAACACGGGCGTGGACGGCATCGTGCGCGCACGCAGTGGCCGCACCTCGGTGCAGGTCTCGGCGTACGCGAACCGGATCGCGAACTTCATCGCGCCGAACCTCGTGCGCGACACGACGCTCGCCGACGAGGGCACGGTGCCGCTCAACGTGTACGCCCAGCGCGACGCGGCGATGCACGGGGTGGAGGGACAGCTCGAGGCGGAAGTCGTCAGGCACCTGGTGGTGGGCGCGGTCGGCGACGTGGTGCGGGGGCGGTTCACCTCGGGGGGCGCGCTGCCGTTCCTGCCGTCGGGGCGCCTCGGCGGCTCGCTGCGGTGGGACACCGGGCGTTTCTTCCTCGGCGGCGACGTGCGCCACGGCTTCGCCCAGTCGCAGGTGTCGCAGCCGGGATGCGCGCCGGCGGACCGGGCGCGGCTCGGCCCCGGCGGCGCGTTGCCCAGCGATCCGACGAGCGACACGCCGTGCGTGGACGTGCCGACGCCGGCGTACACGCTGCTCAACCTGAACGCGGGCGCGACGTGGCTCGTGCGCGGGCTGAGTCACTCGGTGACGCTGCGCGTCGACAACGCCGGCGACACGCGCTACTTCGACGCGTCGAGCCGGATCAAGAGCTTCACGGCGAACCCGGGGCGGAACGTGAGTCTCGTGTACAAGCTGCTGTACTGA
- a CDS encoding DUF4097 family beta strand repeat-containing protein — translation MSIRRLALAALVALVAAAAASPAAAQRDESIADWLVRCENQRWGDDRAHACDVKELTIPARSRLRVDGRENGGVSVVGWDRSEIKIVARIEAQARSEADAGDLVEQVKIETSPDVRATGPSTRSREGWWVSYTVYVPRRTDLDLVTNNGGIRIADVEGSIRFDAVNGGVRLTGLSGDVHGATENGGVQVALDGDRWRGAGLEVRTQNGGVTLEVPERYNADLETGTVNGRMDLDFPVTVSGRLGRTITTRLGAGGPPVRVRTTNGGVRVRRRG, via the coding sequence GTGTCGATCCGCCGCCTCGCTCTCGCCGCTCTCGTCGCTCTCGTCGCCGCCGCCGCGGCGTCCCCCGCCGCCGCCCAGCGCGACGAGTCCATCGCCGACTGGCTCGTGCGCTGCGAGAATCAGCGGTGGGGCGACGACCGCGCGCACGCGTGCGACGTGAAGGAGCTGACGATCCCCGCCCGCAGCCGGCTGCGCGTCGACGGCCGGGAGAACGGCGGCGTGTCGGTGGTCGGCTGGGACCGCAGCGAGATCAAGATCGTGGCCCGCATCGAGGCCCAGGCGCGGAGCGAGGCCGACGCCGGCGATCTCGTGGAGCAGGTGAAGATCGAGACGTCGCCCGACGTGCGCGCGACGGGGCCGAGCACGCGGTCGCGCGAGGGCTGGTGGGTGAGCTACACCGTGTACGTGCCGCGGCGCACGGACCTCGACCTCGTGACGAACAACGGCGGCATCCGCATCGCCGACGTCGAGGGGAGCATCCGCTTCGATGCGGTCAATGGCGGTGTGCGGCTCACGGGCCTCTCGGGCGACGTGCACGGCGCGACGGAGAACGGCGGCGTGCAGGTCGCGCTCGACGGCGACCGGTGGCGCGGCGCGGGGCTCGAGGTGCGCACCCAGAACGGCGGCGTCACGCTGGAGGTGCCGGAGCGCTACAACGCGGACCTCGAGACCGGGACGGTGAACGGCCGCATGGACCTGGACTTCCCGGTCACGGTGAGCGGTCGGCTCGGCCGGACGATCACGACGCGGCTCGGCGCGGGTGGGCCGCCGGTGCGGGTGCGGACGACGAACGGGGGCGTGCGGGTGCGGCGGCGGGGCTGA
- a CDS encoding gluconate 2-dehydrogenase subunit 3 family protein, with translation MSPDELTRRRFLGAVAGGAAALWLTALDAPPAAAEPNATDTETYRGERLATLTASQAADLDAFAAQIVPSEPDGLGAREAGSVFFIDRGLATFAKEQRPLFTKGLGELRDAAAARGGRSFAALPAAGQLAVLSAMEEAKSEFFGAARAAVVAGLLADPKHGGNRGRVGWRLIGFENRFHWMAPFGWYDGRTTDAD, from the coding sequence ATGTCCCCAGACGAGCTCACCCGACGCCGCTTCCTCGGCGCGGTCGCCGGCGGTGCCGCGGCGCTGTGGCTCACCGCGCTCGACGCCCCGCCCGCTGCGGCCGAGCCTAACGCAACGGACACCGAGACCTATCGCGGCGAGCGGCTCGCGACGCTCACCGCGAGCCAGGCCGCGGACCTCGACGCGTTCGCGGCGCAGATCGTCCCCTCGGAGCCCGACGGACTCGGCGCGCGCGAGGCGGGCTCGGTGTTCTTCATCGACCGCGGGCTCGCGACGTTCGCGAAGGAGCAGCGCCCGCTGTTCACGAAGGGGCTGGGCGAGCTGCGCGATGCGGCCGCGGCGCGCGGCGGGCGCTCGTTCGCCGCGCTGCCGGCCGCCGGACAGCTCGCGGTGCTGAGCGCGATGGAGGAGGCGAAGTCGGAGTTCTTCGGCGCCGCGCGCGCTGCCGTCGTCGCCGGTCTGCTCGCGGACCCGAAGCACGGCGGCAACCGCGGCCGCGTGGGCTGGCGGCTCATCGGCTTCGAGAACCGCTTCCACTGGATGGCGCCGTTCGGCTGGTACGACGGGAGGACCACCGATGCCGACTGA
- a CDS encoding GMC family oxidoreductase — translation MPTERASRPRGPRYADADAVDFVVVGSGAAGGVVARELSRAGLRVVVLEQGPYLTEADFTHDELTVMQGNALTNDVARSPQTGRRTAADTATPRKLLVYGRAVGGGTLHFTANFWRFHEIDFVERSQKGPIAGTSFDDWPIRYADLEPYYTKVEWEVGVSGQAGASPFDPPRSRPYPMPPLPNQSPGVLLERAARKVGWHAFPAPLAIASVPYRGRSACQHCGFCEFFGCEFGAKSSTLATMIREAERTGTCEIRPNSYAHRVEHDARGRVTGVVYFDREKRERVQRAKAVVLCANGGETPRLLLMSASTLFPHGLANSSGMVGRNLMFNGAGIGVGVFEHPVNGYRGVAVTRVVHDTYELDPKLGLHGGGGFDFRFDTPPVMYALGSLDPEAPTWGADFKRRLREFPRTVYAFGHTTSLPVPTNDITLDPTAKDAWGQPAIRVTFREHAEDLKLYHWFRDRAVDLLDAAGAQRRWSFPIADFPDYANPHLLGTCRMGNDPGHSVVNAWHRAHDVPNLFIVDGSSFVTSGRGQPTMTIMALAFRAADGMIRAARRNEI, via the coding sequence ATGCCGACTGAGCGTGCGTCCCGACCCCGCGGCCCCCGGTACGCCGACGCCGACGCGGTCGACTTCGTGGTCGTCGGCTCGGGCGCGGCGGGCGGCGTGGTGGCGCGCGAGCTCTCGCGCGCCGGGCTGCGCGTCGTCGTGCTCGAGCAGGGGCCATATCTCACCGAGGCCGACTTCACGCACGACGAGCTCACGGTCATGCAGGGCAATGCGCTGACGAACGACGTCGCGCGCTCGCCGCAGACCGGCCGCCGCACCGCCGCCGACACGGCGACGCCGCGCAAGCTGCTCGTCTACGGCCGCGCGGTCGGCGGCGGGACGCTGCACTTCACGGCGAACTTCTGGCGCTTTCACGAGATCGATTTCGTGGAGCGGTCGCAGAAGGGCCCCATCGCCGGCACGAGCTTCGACGACTGGCCGATCCGCTACGCCGACCTCGAGCCGTACTACACGAAGGTCGAGTGGGAGGTCGGCGTCTCGGGCCAGGCCGGCGCGAGCCCGTTCGACCCGCCGCGCAGCCGCCCGTATCCGATGCCGCCGCTGCCGAACCAGTCGCCCGGCGTGCTGCTCGAGCGCGCGGCGCGCAAGGTGGGATGGCACGCGTTCCCGGCGCCGCTGGCCATCGCGTCGGTGCCGTATCGCGGGCGCAGCGCGTGTCAGCACTGCGGCTTCTGCGAGTTCTTCGGCTGCGAGTTCGGCGCGAAGTCGAGCACGCTGGCGACGATGATCCGCGAGGCCGAGCGCACCGGCACGTGCGAGATTCGGCCGAACAGCTACGCGCATCGCGTGGAGCACGACGCGCGCGGCCGCGTGACGGGCGTCGTGTACTTCGACCGCGAGAAGCGCGAGCGCGTGCAGCGGGCGAAAGCGGTGGTGCTGTGCGCGAACGGCGGCGAGACGCCGCGGCTGCTGCTCATGTCGGCGTCGACGCTGTTCCCGCACGGGCTCGCGAACTCCAGCGGGATGGTCGGGCGGAACCTCATGTTCAACGGCGCCGGCATCGGCGTCGGCGTGTTCGAGCATCCGGTGAACGGCTACCGCGGCGTCGCCGTGACGCGCGTCGTCCACGACACCTACGAGCTGGATCCGAAGCTCGGCCTGCACGGGGGCGGCGGCTTCGACTTCCGCTTCGACACGCCGCCGGTGATGTACGCGTTAGGCAGCCTCGATCCCGAGGCACCGACGTGGGGCGCCGACTTCAAGCGGCGGCTGCGCGAGTTTCCGCGCACCGTGTACGCGTTCGGGCACACGACGTCGCTCCCCGTGCCGACGAACGACATCACGCTCGACCCGACGGCGAAGGACGCGTGGGGGCAGCCGGCGATCCGCGTGACGTTCCGCGAGCACGCCGAGGACCTCAAGCTGTATCACTGGTTCCGGGATCGCGCCGTGGATCTGCTCGACGCGGCCGGCGCGCAGCGGCGGTGGTCGTTCCCGATCGCCGACTTCCCCGACTACGCGAACCCCCACCTGCTCGGCACCTGCCGCATGGGAAACGATCCGGGCCACTCGGTGGTGAACGCGTGGCACCGCGCGCACGACGTGCCGAACCTGTTCATCGTCGACGGCTCGTCGTTCGTGACGAGCGGGCGCGGGCAGCCGACGATGACGATCATGGCGCTCGCGTTCCGCGCGGCCGACGGGATGATCCGGGCCGCGCGGCGCAACGAGATCTAG
- a CDS encoding response regulator transcription factor has product MSEAAARAARILVVEDNEALAAGLRNNLEFEGYEAYVAGDAAAGLAAARRHTPDLIILDLMLPDADGFRVLRALRSAGDATPVLVLTALGDEADKVRGLRVGADDYVTKPFGLMELLARVEALLRRTARATGATTVRFGDVAVCLATHDVTRAGRPVPLRPKEYELLVALLRREGAVAARHELLREVWGYDPSVNSRTVDTHVLELRRKLEADPSNPRHLLTVRKAGYRLA; this is encoded by the coding sequence GTGAGCGAGGCGGCGGCGCGCGCGGCGCGCATCCTGGTGGTGGAGGACAACGAGGCGCTCGCGGCGGGGCTGCGCAACAACCTCGAGTTCGAGGGCTACGAGGCGTACGTCGCGGGCGACGCGGCGGCGGGGCTGGCGGCGGCGCGGCGGCACACGCCGGACCTCATCATCCTCGACCTCATGCTCCCCGACGCGGACGGCTTCCGCGTGCTGCGCGCGCTGCGCTCCGCGGGGGACGCGACCCCGGTGCTGGTCCTCACGGCGCTGGGCGATGAGGCGGACAAGGTGCGCGGGCTGCGCGTCGGCGCGGACGACTACGTCACGAAGCCGTTCGGGCTCATGGAGCTGCTCGCGCGCGTCGAGGCTCTGCTGCGGCGCACCGCGCGCGCGACGGGCGCGACGACGGTGCGCTTCGGCGACGTCGCGGTGTGCCTCGCGACGCACGACGTGACGCGCGCGGGGCGGCCGGTGCCGCTGCGGCCGAAGGAGTACGAGCTGCTCGTCGCGCTGCTGCGCCGCGAGGGCGCGGTGGCGGCGCGGCACGAGCTGCTGCGCGAGGTGTGGGGCTACGACCCGAGCGTCAACAGCCGCACGGTCGACACGCACGTGCTGGAGCTGCGGCGCAAGCTGGAGGCGGACCCGTCGAACCCGCGGCACCTGCTGACGGTGCGGAAGGCGGGGTACCGGTTGGCGTGA
- a CDS encoding sensor histidine kinase: protein MKTAALRAPQLMLLLLATLAVAALAAIEAEGDVGAHRATAERAMRDYLAVAGRDAVDAVADAATAEATVALAPAAGPRASSPYDLLPPPEVLARPTATPLACPTDGATAFARLDLRDGTLAATGAPGRDSTLARWLHDTLTAVVTNGEARAATPGGMPVGIVFGRGPGPGAGRAVVYGVKRAPFDAPIAVYGVVTCAAALGPALVARAASANAALAPTLADSLLVLTAGDDGVGHEDAAAPVARARVGGLEVRAWAGPGAQRRLVVRRGSGPRLALLGVLAAVTASLAFLALAQLGREQDLVRLRADFTSSVSHELRTPLAQILLYGETLALGRARSDGERRAAAETIVREARRLMQMVENVLHVARAERRANGVSPNTLALAPLVGEVAAGFAPLAAAASATVLVALPGALSVRAEAGALRQVLLNLLDNAVRYGPPGQVVRVGGAYAARGAVRLWVDDQGPGVPPRDRERIFAPFVRLARDRVARDHGEASRPGSGLGLAVVRDLVALHGGRVWVEDAPGGGARFVVELPNGDVPDGEVPDGEVPNGDLARGRA from the coding sequence ATGAAGACCGCCGCGCTGCGCGCGCCCCAGCTCATGCTGCTGCTCCTCGCCACCCTCGCCGTCGCGGCGCTCGCCGCGATCGAGGCCGAGGGGGACGTCGGCGCGCACCGGGCGACGGCGGAGCGGGCGATGCGCGACTACCTCGCCGTCGCCGGCCGCGACGCAGTGGACGCGGTAGCCGACGCGGCGACGGCGGAGGCGACGGTCGCGCTCGCGCCGGCGGCGGGCCCGCGCGCGAGCTCGCCGTACGACCTGCTGCCGCCGCCCGAGGTGCTCGCGCGCCCGACGGCGACGCCGCTCGCCTGTCCGACGGACGGCGCGACGGCGTTCGCGCGGCTCGACCTGCGCGACGGCACGCTCGCCGCCACCGGCGCTCCGGGTCGCGACTCGACGCTCGCGCGGTGGCTGCACGACACGCTCACTGCCGTGGTGACGAACGGCGAGGCGCGCGCGGCGACGCCCGGCGGGATGCCGGTGGGCATCGTGTTCGGCCGCGGGCCCGGCCCGGGCGCGGGGCGCGCCGTGGTGTATGGCGTCAAGCGCGCGCCGTTCGACGCGCCGATCGCGGTCTACGGTGTGGTGACGTGCGCCGCGGCGCTCGGCCCCGCGCTCGTGGCGCGCGCGGCGAGCGCGAACGCCGCGCTCGCGCCGACGCTCGCCGACTCGCTGCTCGTGCTCACGGCGGGCGACGACGGCGTGGGGCACGAGGACGCCGCGGCGCCGGTGGCGCGCGCGCGCGTCGGCGGGCTGGAGGTGCGCGCGTGGGCGGGGCCGGGCGCGCAGCGCCGGCTCGTGGTGCGGCGTGGGAGCGGGCCGCGGCTCGCGCTGCTCGGCGTGCTCGCCGCCGTCACCGCGTCCCTCGCGTTCCTCGCGCTCGCGCAGCTCGGGCGCGAGCAGGACCTCGTGCGGCTGCGCGCCGACTTCACGTCGAGCGTGTCGCACGAGCTGCGCACGCCGCTCGCGCAGATCCTGCTCTACGGCGAGACGCTCGCGTTAGGCCGCGCGCGGAGCGACGGCGAGCGGCGCGCCGCCGCGGAGACGATCGTGCGCGAGGCGCGCCGGCTGATGCAGATGGTGGAGAACGTGCTGCACGTGGCGCGCGCCGAGCGACGGGCGAACGGCGTGTCGCCGAACACGCTCGCGCTCGCGCCGCTCGTCGGCGAGGTGGCGGCGGGGTTCGCGCCGCTCGCCGCGGCCGCGAGCGCGACGGTGCTCGTGGCGCTGCCCGGCGCGCTCTCGGTGCGGGCCGAGGCGGGTGCGCTGCGGCAGGTGCTGCTCAACCTGCTCGACAACGCCGTGCGCTACGGCCCGCCCGGCCAGGTCGTGCGCGTCGGCGGGGCGTACGCCGCGCGCGGCGCGGTGCGGCTGTGGGTCGACGATCAGGGCCCGGGCGTGCCGCCGCGCGACCGCGAGCGAATCTTCGCGCCGTTCGTGCGTCTCGCGCGCGACCGCGTGGCGCGCGACCACGGCGAGGCGTCGCGTCCGGGGAGCGGGCTGGGGCTCGCGGTGGTGCGCGACCTCGTGGCGCTGCACGGCGGGCGCGTGTGGGTGGAGGACGCGCCGGGGGGCGGGGCGCGGTTCGTCGTCGAGCTGCCTAACGGCGACGTGCCCGACGGCGAGGTGCCCGACGGCGAGGTGCCTAACGGCGACCTGGCGCGGGGGCGCGCGTGA